A part of Perca fluviatilis chromosome 15, GENO_Pfluv_1.0, whole genome shotgun sequence genomic DNA contains:
- the gadd45gip1 gene encoding growth arrest and DNA damage-inducible proteins-interacting protein 1, with the protein MAASMLCRRTAMLCRTLKGLSCSKTVFSANSQSGFLLQAASYNPRPLKLNLREPYVPDKDNEKTPEWQKTARYDRKLFGRYGSASGIDPALLWPSHEQLDKIIAEEQEWHPPLEVMLKNIEAREKQETEKRLAKEKLLAANMAKMPKMIADWRREKRETKHKLKEEKARRAKLLAEARERFGYAVDPRSPKFLEMVAEIEKEEKKKKKLMKRRLKEEQVVAPVTPPAASS; encoded by the exons ATGGCGGCGTCCATGTTGTGCAGGAGGACGGCAATGTTATGTAGGACTTTAAAGGGACTTTCATGTTCGAAAACTGTATTTTCTGCGAACTCCCAAAGTGGGTTTCTGTTGCAGGCGGCGTCCTATAACCCCAGACCTTTAAAGCTGAACCTCCGGGAGCCCTACGTCCCAGACAAGGACAACGAGAAGACGCCGGAGTGGCAGAAGACGGCCCGGTATGACAGGAAGCTATTCGGTCGCTACGGCTCAGCGTCGGGTATCGACCCTGCGTTGCTGTGGCCCAGCCATGAGCAGCTGGACAAGATCATCGCAGAGGAACAGGAGTGGCACCCTCCGTTAGAGGTAATGCTGAAGAACATTGAGGCCAGGGAGAAGCAGGAAACCGAGAAACGGCTGGCAAA AGAGAAACTCCTAGCAGCGAACATGGCCAAAATGCCCAAGATGATAGCGGACTGGCGCAGAGAGAAGCGGGAAACCAAGCACAAGCTGAAGGAGGAGAAAGCGCGGCGTGCAAAGTTGCTGGCCGAGGCCAGAGAGCGCTTTGGCTACGCAGTGGACCCCCGCAGCCCCAAGTTCTTGGAAATGGTTGCTGAAAtagagaaggaagagaagaagaagaagaaactaaTGAAACGCAGACTGAAAGAGGAGCAGGTGGTGGCCCCTGTCACACCTCCTGCTGCCTCCTCATAG
- the zgc:158403 gene encoding tetratricopeptide repeat protein 39A isoform X1 has protein sequence MSNGKDANAAENSSQMTLKECLDECMEALDLFLNNHFNESLERLRPRVKESMYHALIYATVLEMQAMMTFQPDDISNAGNTMKSASEVCQRFRRKSPGLTNKSESLTEVQLHAEVCYAECQLQRAALTFLQDENMVSFIKGGIKVRNSYLIYKELHSFIQSHNCLKGPSHVHLEGGISFGIGAFNLTLSLFPPRILKVLEFAGFSGDKEFGLSLLHDGATGMNLRSMLCALLVLCYYTFLTFILGSTGEGDVTEAERLLKPFRLRYPRGAIFLFFAGRTEEIRGNIDEAVALFEDGCKAQQVWKQFHHMCYWELMWCFTYKRAWKMAYFYADLLSQESRWSKAMYVYMKAAYLSMLAEDEARPFGEDEVELFRQVPTFKQKIAGKSPPTEKFAIRKARRYKARCPIRLPVPVLEMMYMWNGFSMISKRPELTEGMMQTLVDAERTLLESPDNEYSLDDRCLIHLLKGLCLKNQGLLQAAEESFNKVFSSEKKIKFDHYLVPNSLVELSLLYIDQGRRDEAIKLLHKAKHNYKDYSMESRTQFRVHAALAKLKADPGEEEDTHM, from the exons atgtcCAATGGGAAAGACGCAAATGCTGCAGAGAA CTCCTCACAGATGACTCTGAAAGAGTGCCTGGATGAGTGCATGGAGGCCTTGGATCTCTTCCTCAACAACCACTTCAATGAGAGCCTGGAGAGGCTGCGGCCAAG AGTGAAGGAGAGTATGTACCATGCTCTTATCTACGCCACAGTGCTGGAAATGCAGGCCATGATGACTTTCCAGCCTGATGACATCAGCAATGCAGGAAATACCATGAAGAGTGCCTCGGAGGTGTGCCAGAG GTTTCGACGGAAGTCCCCAGGTTTAACTAACAAGTCGGAATCGCTCACTGAAG TGCAGCTTCACGCTGAAGTGTGTTACGCAGAGTGCCAACTCCAAAGAGCCGCTCTCACCTTCCTACAG gaTGAGAACATGGTGAGTTTTATCAAAGGAGGGATCAAAGTACGAAACAGTTACCTAATTTACAA AGAACTGCATTCCTTCATACAATCTCACAACTGTCTCAAAGGACCCAGCCACGTTCACTTAGAGGGAGGAATATCATTTGGAATAGGGGCGTTTAATCTG ACACTCTCTCTATTTCCTCCACGGATACTCAAAGTTTTAGAGTTTGCGGGCTTCTCTGGAGACAag GAATTTGGTCTGTCTCTGCTGCATGACGGTGCGACCGGGATGAATTTGCGCTCCATGCTGTGCGCTCTGCTCGTGCTCTGCTACTACACCTTTCTCACGTTCATCCTAGGTA GTACAGGCGAGGGAGACGTGACTGAAGCTGAAAGGCTGCTGAAACCTTTCCGTCTCCGCTACCCACGG GGAGCAATATTCCTCTTCTTTGCAGGCAGGACTGAAGAGATCAGGGGGAACATTGATGAG GCGGTGGCACTCTTTGAAGATGGCTGCAAGGCCCAGCAGGTGTGGAAGCAGTTCCACCACATGTGCTACTGGGAGCTGATGTGGTGCTTCACCTACAAGCGAGCGTGGAAGATGGCGTACTTCTACGCAGACCTGCTGAGCCAGGAGAGCCGCTGGTCCAAG GCCATGTATGTTTACATGAAAGCTGCTTACCTCAGCATGCTGGCTGAAGATGAGGCCAGGCCTTTTGGGGAGGACGAGGTTGAGCTCTTTAG ACAAGTGCCCACCTTCAAGCAGAAGATAGCAGGGAAGTCTCCCCCGACTGAGAAGTTTGCTATCCGTAAAGCCAGACGCTACAAGGCTCGCTGCCCAATCAGGCTACCAGTGCCAGTGCTG GAGATGATGTACATGTGGAACGGTTTCAGCATGATCAGCAAACGACCAGAGTTGACTGAAGGCATGATGCAGACTTTGGTTGATGCAGAACGCACCCTGCTGGAGTCTCCTG ATAACGAGTATTCGTTGGATGACCGCTGTCTGATCCACCTGCTCAAGGGTCTGTGTTTGAAGAACCAGGGTCTCCTCCAGGCTGCTGAGGAAAGCTTCAACAAAGTGTTTTCCAG tgAAAAGAAGATCAAGTTTGACCACTACCTGGTGCCTAACTCTCTGGTGGAGCTCAGTCTGCTCTACATAGACCAAGGCAGAAGGGACGAGGCTATTAAACTACTGCACAAGGCCAA ACACAACTACAAGGACTACTCGATGGAGTCTCGGACACAGTTCAGGGTACACGCTGCTCTGGCCAAACTCAAGGCTGACCCCGGGGAAGAGGAGGACACTCATATGTAA
- the zgc:158403 gene encoding tetratricopeptide repeat protein 39A isoform X2, which produces MSNGKDANAAENSSQMTLKECLDECMEALDLFLNNHFNESLERLRPRVKESMYHALIYATVLEMQAMMTFQPDDISNAGNTMKSASEVCQRFRRKSPGLTNKSESLTEVQLHAEVCYAECQLQRAALTFLQDENMVSFIKGGIKVRNSYLIYKELHSFIQSHNCLKGPSHVHLEGGISFGIGAFNLTLSLFPPRILKVLEFAGFSGDKEFGLSLLHDGATGMNLRSMLCALLVLCYYTFLTFILGTGEGDVTEAERLLKPFRLRYPRGAIFLFFAGRTEEIRGNIDEAVALFEDGCKAQQVWKQFHHMCYWELMWCFTYKRAWKMAYFYADLLSQESRWSKAMYVYMKAAYLSMLAEDEARPFGEDEVELFRQVPTFKQKIAGKSPPTEKFAIRKARRYKARCPIRLPVPVLEMMYMWNGFSMISKRPELTEGMMQTLVDAERTLLESPDNEYSLDDRCLIHLLKGLCLKNQGLLQAAEESFNKVFSSEKKIKFDHYLVPNSLVELSLLYIDQGRRDEAIKLLHKAKHNYKDYSMESRTQFRVHAALAKLKADPGEEEDTHM; this is translated from the exons atgtcCAATGGGAAAGACGCAAATGCTGCAGAGAA CTCCTCACAGATGACTCTGAAAGAGTGCCTGGATGAGTGCATGGAGGCCTTGGATCTCTTCCTCAACAACCACTTCAATGAGAGCCTGGAGAGGCTGCGGCCAAG AGTGAAGGAGAGTATGTACCATGCTCTTATCTACGCCACAGTGCTGGAAATGCAGGCCATGATGACTTTCCAGCCTGATGACATCAGCAATGCAGGAAATACCATGAAGAGTGCCTCGGAGGTGTGCCAGAG GTTTCGACGGAAGTCCCCAGGTTTAACTAACAAGTCGGAATCGCTCACTGAAG TGCAGCTTCACGCTGAAGTGTGTTACGCAGAGTGCCAACTCCAAAGAGCCGCTCTCACCTTCCTACAG gaTGAGAACATGGTGAGTTTTATCAAAGGAGGGATCAAAGTACGAAACAGTTACCTAATTTACAA AGAACTGCATTCCTTCATACAATCTCACAACTGTCTCAAAGGACCCAGCCACGTTCACTTAGAGGGAGGAATATCATTTGGAATAGGGGCGTTTAATCTG ACACTCTCTCTATTTCCTCCACGGATACTCAAAGTTTTAGAGTTTGCGGGCTTCTCTGGAGACAag GAATTTGGTCTGTCTCTGCTGCATGACGGTGCGACCGGGATGAATTTGCGCTCCATGCTGTGCGCTCTGCTCGTGCTCTGCTACTACACCTTTCTCACGTTCATCCTAG GTACAGGCGAGGGAGACGTGACTGAAGCTGAAAGGCTGCTGAAACCTTTCCGTCTCCGCTACCCACGG GGAGCAATATTCCTCTTCTTTGCAGGCAGGACTGAAGAGATCAGGGGGAACATTGATGAG GCGGTGGCACTCTTTGAAGATGGCTGCAAGGCCCAGCAGGTGTGGAAGCAGTTCCACCACATGTGCTACTGGGAGCTGATGTGGTGCTTCACCTACAAGCGAGCGTGGAAGATGGCGTACTTCTACGCAGACCTGCTGAGCCAGGAGAGCCGCTGGTCCAAG GCCATGTATGTTTACATGAAAGCTGCTTACCTCAGCATGCTGGCTGAAGATGAGGCCAGGCCTTTTGGGGAGGACGAGGTTGAGCTCTTTAG ACAAGTGCCCACCTTCAAGCAGAAGATAGCAGGGAAGTCTCCCCCGACTGAGAAGTTTGCTATCCGTAAAGCCAGACGCTACAAGGCTCGCTGCCCAATCAGGCTACCAGTGCCAGTGCTG GAGATGATGTACATGTGGAACGGTTTCAGCATGATCAGCAAACGACCAGAGTTGACTGAAGGCATGATGCAGACTTTGGTTGATGCAGAACGCACCCTGCTGGAGTCTCCTG ATAACGAGTATTCGTTGGATGACCGCTGTCTGATCCACCTGCTCAAGGGTCTGTGTTTGAAGAACCAGGGTCTCCTCCAGGCTGCTGAGGAAAGCTTCAACAAAGTGTTTTCCAG tgAAAAGAAGATCAAGTTTGACCACTACCTGGTGCCTAACTCTCTGGTGGAGCTCAGTCTGCTCTACATAGACCAAGGCAGAAGGGACGAGGCTATTAAACTACTGCACAAGGCCAA ACACAACTACAAGGACTACTCGATGGAGTCTCGGACACAGTTCAGGGTACACGCTGCTCTGGCCAAACTCAAGGCTGACCCCGGGGAAGAGGAGGACACTCATATGTAA
- the zgc:158403 gene encoding tetratricopeptide repeat protein 39A isoform X3, which yields MVSFIKGGIKVRNSYLIYKELHSFIQSHNCLKGPSHVHLEGGISFGIGAFNLTLSLFPPRILKVLEFAGFSGDKEFGLSLLHDGATGMNLRSMLCALLVLCYYTFLTFILGSTGEGDVTEAERLLKPFRLRYPRGAIFLFFAGRTEEIRGNIDEAVALFEDGCKAQQVWKQFHHMCYWELMWCFTYKRAWKMAYFYADLLSQESRWSKAMYVYMKAAYLSMLAEDEARPFGEDEVELFRQVPTFKQKIAGKSPPTEKFAIRKARRYKARCPIRLPVPVLEMMYMWNGFSMISKRPELTEGMMQTLVDAERTLLESPDNEYSLDDRCLIHLLKGLCLKNQGLLQAAEESFNKVFSSEKKIKFDHYLVPNSLVELSLLYIDQGRRDEAIKLLHKAKHNYKDYSMESRTQFRVHAALAKLKADPGEEEDTHM from the exons ATGGTGAGTTTTATCAAAGGAGGGATCAAAGTACGAAACAGTTACCTAATTTACAA AGAACTGCATTCCTTCATACAATCTCACAACTGTCTCAAAGGACCCAGCCACGTTCACTTAGAGGGAGGAATATCATTTGGAATAGGGGCGTTTAATCTG ACACTCTCTCTATTTCCTCCACGGATACTCAAAGTTTTAGAGTTTGCGGGCTTCTCTGGAGACAag GAATTTGGTCTGTCTCTGCTGCATGACGGTGCGACCGGGATGAATTTGCGCTCCATGCTGTGCGCTCTGCTCGTGCTCTGCTACTACACCTTTCTCACGTTCATCCTAGGTA GTACAGGCGAGGGAGACGTGACTGAAGCTGAAAGGCTGCTGAAACCTTTCCGTCTCCGCTACCCACGG GGAGCAATATTCCTCTTCTTTGCAGGCAGGACTGAAGAGATCAGGGGGAACATTGATGAG GCGGTGGCACTCTTTGAAGATGGCTGCAAGGCCCAGCAGGTGTGGAAGCAGTTCCACCACATGTGCTACTGGGAGCTGATGTGGTGCTTCACCTACAAGCGAGCGTGGAAGATGGCGTACTTCTACGCAGACCTGCTGAGCCAGGAGAGCCGCTGGTCCAAG GCCATGTATGTTTACATGAAAGCTGCTTACCTCAGCATGCTGGCTGAAGATGAGGCCAGGCCTTTTGGGGAGGACGAGGTTGAGCTCTTTAG ACAAGTGCCCACCTTCAAGCAGAAGATAGCAGGGAAGTCTCCCCCGACTGAGAAGTTTGCTATCCGTAAAGCCAGACGCTACAAGGCTCGCTGCCCAATCAGGCTACCAGTGCCAGTGCTG GAGATGATGTACATGTGGAACGGTTTCAGCATGATCAGCAAACGACCAGAGTTGACTGAAGGCATGATGCAGACTTTGGTTGATGCAGAACGCACCCTGCTGGAGTCTCCTG ATAACGAGTATTCGTTGGATGACCGCTGTCTGATCCACCTGCTCAAGGGTCTGTGTTTGAAGAACCAGGGTCTCCTCCAGGCTGCTGAGGAAAGCTTCAACAAAGTGTTTTCCAG tgAAAAGAAGATCAAGTTTGACCACTACCTGGTGCCTAACTCTCTGGTGGAGCTCAGTCTGCTCTACATAGACCAAGGCAGAAGGGACGAGGCTATTAAACTACTGCACAAGGCCAA ACACAACTACAAGGACTACTCGATGGAGTCTCGGACACAGTTCAGGGTACACGCTGCTCTGGCCAAACTCAAGGCTGACCCCGGGGAAGAGGAGGACACTCATATGTAA
- the LOC120573999 gene encoding zinc finger protein 32-like, protein MSKVQMLRESVKQRLTAAAEEIFGLFETTIAEYEEERCRSKEENERQRELLDAVFTPKLRLHRTDAQQLSVREEEVPPEQREWSPSLDQQHPEPPHIKEEQEELWISQEREQLQGLEEADITKFPFTPVPVKSEDDEEKPQLSQLHQRQTEQMERETDGEDCGGPEPAKNSDPDIDLHINTEDQAGDSSEPETDDSNEWKETREAQSGSNSLENDDDDDFVSDSSCSTDEKTLSCSDCGKRFECKAWLKQHMRTHTGEKPFSCSVCKKSFAKSGNLQAHMRTHTGEKRLSCSVCQKKFSHNTHLKNHMRAHTGEKPFSCSVCKISFTRKDSLQKHMRTHTGEKPFPCSVCKKSFAQSYTLQVHMRIHTGKKPFSCSV, encoded by the exons ATGTCTAAGGTCCAAATGCTGAGAGAGTCGGTGAAGCAGCGACTAACCgcggctgctgaagagatatttgggctgtttgaaaCAACGATAGCCGAGTACGAGGAGGAACGGTGTCGGtcaaaagaggagaacgagcGACAACGGGAACTTCTGGACGCTGTTTTCACCCCTAAGCTTCGGTTACACAGGACAG atgcCCAGCAGCTGTCGGTGAGGGaagaagaggttccccctgagcagcgGGAGTGGAGCCCCAGTCTGGACCAGCAGCACCCAGagcccccacacattaaagaggaacaggaggaactctgGATCAGTCAGGagagagagcagcttcaagggctggaggaggctgatatcaccaagttcccattcactcctgtccctgtgaagagtgaagatgatgaagagaaacCTCAGCtgtcacagcttcatcaaagacaaactgaacaaatggaaagagaaactgatggagaggactgtgggggaccagaaccagccaagAACTCAGATCCAGATATAGATTTACATATAAATACTGAAGACCAGGCTGGAGACTCTTcagaacctgagactgatgacagtaaTGAGTGGAAAGAGACCAGAGAAGCTCAGTCAGGTTCAAACTCTTTggaaaatgatgatgatgatgattttgtCAGTGATTCGAGCTGTAGTACTGATGAGAAAACATTAAGCTGCTCTGATTGTGGGAAAAGATTTGAATGCAAGGCATGGCTGAAGCAACACATGAGAACTCATAccggagaaaaacctttcagctgctcagtttgtaagaaatcttttgcAAAGAGTGGAAATTTACAGGCACACATGAGaacccacacaggagagaaacgaTTAAGCTGCTCCGTGTGTCAGAAGAAGTTTAGCCACAACACACATCTAAAGAACCACATGAGAGCTcatacaggagagaaacctttcagctgctcagtttgtaagatATCTTTTACACGGAAAGATagtttacagaaacacatgagaacccacacaggagagaagccctTCCCATGCTCAGTTTGTAAAAAATCGTTTGCACAGAGTTATACTTTACAGgtacacatgagaatccacacgggaaaaaaacctttcagctgctcagtttga